The Procambarus clarkii isolate CNS0578487 chromosome 12, FALCON_Pclarkii_2.0, whole genome shotgun sequence DNA window cctgtaccaggtaagtctactacgggatcaccatagcccatgctacatggaactttttgttcccagtagctggatctaaaacaacaacaacaacaccctcgcCAGTGTATAGCGGTCCAATGACAAACATTTTGCATACACCTTGGATCTTCTTTAACACCATTGACACTCACCAGTAACAATGAAACACGACGAATCTAGCTCCTACTCTCTCAAGATACCACAGAGAAGACAGCCAGATTCCAGCTGTACTCAAGCTATCTGTTCTCATCCATTTAGTCTCCCTCTAGCTCTATGCTGCTGGCCTCATCTCAGCTATTAAGACCCGTCATTACATTTCCAACAAccgactgctgtaaccaagactataTTAAATAAACTTCGGAAACCACTAAACTCTTTGAATGTTGTCacccaatcttgaggttatcttgagatgatttcggggctttagtgtccccgcggcccggccctcgaccaggcctccacccccaggaagcagcccgtgacagctgactaacacccaggtacctattttactgctaggtaacagaggcatagggtgaaagaaacactgccccaTTGTTCAAAGTCGTATACATTACAACACAAAATGTAATCAGATTTCCTGTCAAGGAAAACGACGTTTAATTGCTAACAATAATAATGTCCGACAACttaacatttagtgaacataacaaaGCAACCGTGACATCAGCCAGGAAACTGATAAGGTGGACTATGAGAACCTTCATATCCAGGGATGCTACTACGCTTGCTCTTGCGTCTCATCACTCGCTTACTTAACCACACATTCTTATACCTGACACAACTGACTAAAATATAGAaccaataaataaaaaaatgtatTACTTAGGAAGACTAACAGTCCGTAATAATTACAACTTTGTTCTTGTTGTGTTTGCTGGACAAATATTGTTTTGTAATTTATAAAGCAAATAATTTCACTTTACGaaacacattgtcatttaaactaTCTCGAAAGAATTATTTTTAACTACATCGTCTActatttttgtttaaatacaactaccccagaccccgaagatattttttttttatttttattgtgccccccatactcatcctgtactcATACAGTGTATTgtgccccccatactcatcctgtactcATACAGTGTATTgtgccccccatactcatcctgtactcATACAGTGTATTgtgccccccatactcatcctgtactcatacagtgtattgtgcaccccatactcatcctgtactcATACAGTGTATTgtgccccccatactcatcctgtactcATACAGTGTATTgtgccccccatactcatcctgtactcATACAGTTTATTgtgccccccatactcatcctgtactcATACAGTGTATTgtgccccccatactcatcctgtactcatacagtgtattgtgcaccccatactcatcctgtactcatatagtgtattgtgcaccccatactcatcctgtactcatacagtgtattgtgcaccccatactcatcctgtactcATACAGTGTATTgtgccccccatactcatcctgtactcatacagtgtattgtgcaccccatactcatcctgtactcATACAGTGTATTgtgccccccatactcatcctgtactcatacaatttattgtgcaccccatactcatcctgtactcatacagtttattgtgcaccccatactcatccttttcTCAtacagtgtattgtgcaccccatactcatcctgtactcatacagtttattgtgcaccccatactcatcctgtactcatacagtgtattgtgcaccccatactcatcctgtactcatacagtgtattgtgcaccccatactcatcctgtactcatacaatttattgtgcaccccatactcatcctgtactcatacagtttattgtgcaccccatactcatcctgtactcatacagtgtattgtgcaccccatactcatcctgtactcatacagtgtattgtgcaccccatactcatcctgtactcATACAGtgtattgtacaccccatactcatcctgtactcatagtttattgtgcaccccatactcatcctgtgagcggtagcgaagAGAGTTGCATAACATCCTGAGTGGACGCCAGTATCTGTGAGTGTGTTGGTAGAGATTCTTAGTACTGTACCAAGAGTCCACGATAATAGGGGAAtagaggtgtacacacacacacagatcacactaacgtgatgcgtcaaaatgtctgggatgctcttggacgcaggttcgaatcctcgtcacggcccttgtggatttgttcatttaatagaggtgtaattgcctaagtgtaattacaagatgagagctacgctcttggtgtcccgtcttcccagtactctttgtcgtataacactttgaaataggaaatgtatatgtttatctctcagaatgtttggtaatgtgtttattgtttgtgatgtgtgtctatgtatgtattaacacgatgtactgaacggggtgagaatagcttgagctacctcatccctttgtgtgtattttacctcaataaacttatttcaatttcaatttcaatttcaacactttgaaacggttttggcctctaccaccacctcacttgaACTTGTTAACTTTAACtagtatctcaataaacatacttgaacttgaacttgttcCAGCCGTCTACTACTGTTTGCAAAATAAAACTTTCTAAATTttgtcggcacctttgtttccttagcttgaatctataaCATCTTGAGATTgtcggtttcaggaattcctctttgtcaatttggtcgattcatgatattattttgtaagtggtgttcATATCGGCTCTTATATCTTCTAGTTAGACATATTTAAGCCTCTAGCCTATCTTCAtatctcttgtttttcagttctggaagccattttatagcatgcctttgcattgtgtgtgtgtgtgtgcgcaattgtgcttgcgggggttgagctctggctctttggtcccgcctctcaaccgtcaatcaacaggtatacaggttcctgagcctattgggctctatcatatctacatttggcgctgcccaataaacttgcccctcggggcaaaatttttcaaaatacatttgaaactgtgtatagagtcagcctccaccacatcactgcctaatagatTTTATCTATTGGAATGCAAACACGCACGCACGGGcacacccagtgtgtgtgtgtgcgtgcgtatgtAAATGTtgggggacggggagggggggggggggtgagggtcgtggacaaGGAGAATCTGTTCAAGGTTACTTGAGTTGTCTCCTGACAAGAGAGCAGTGAGGTCCTGTACAGCGTTCTCTCTTGCCGCCTCAtctattttttaattttgccccgaggggcgagtttattgggcagcgccacccatcttgtgagtggacacaccgccatagcagaatgtacaacactccccaataggaagaaaacccgctgggttgttcatcctgtagaGGCGATATAAGAGCAGCCTTAGCTATTTATTGCACAGGTAAGTCTCCTTAACATTGTCTAATACTCTCATTAACACCcagctacactacacacacaccaatcaCAATAGCTTGATGCATCAATGAAGAAATGCTCTGCAGGgcgagattcacgaaagcacttacgcaaacacttacgaacttgtacatcttttctcaatctttggcggctttgtttacaattattaaacagttaatgagctcggaagcaccaggaaactgtttataacaatagcaacagttgattggcaagttttcatgcttgtaaactgttaaataaatgtagccaaagccgtcaaagattgaggaaaggtgtacacgttcgtaagtgctttcgtgaatctggccccctgggatgctctgggacgtaggttcgaatcctcgtcacggcccttgtggatttgttcacccagCTACACTCTCCATGAATGTATCAGTAACTCTCCCAGCTGAGCAGCGCCTAGGGTTCACCAGTTCACGATTTCCTCAATGCTGACGGTCTTATAAATCACCATTTAGTGAGGTCTTAGAATATGGTTGTGTTggttgaccaaatgccgcatgtCTAATTGGCCGTTTAGTTGGAACTAGGAGTAGCCAATTAAGGCAGCGCctagtgatcattgctgtcttcgtatatgtgctgtcaatctgctgtatggtgtctattaatcttgtttaaattaccaatcaagctgtcaatgtaatcaatcagagctttaatataccaacgtgctttaatatacttactaatctctctcatctcattttttttcttgcaatgtatttgttatcattttattaattctgccagaatttacctacttaaaattatctgttagattaaggacctgcccgaaactctgcgcgtactagtggctttacaagagtgtaattactgtactatgctatgtattctcacaaacccaatgtaccttcttgtatataaataaataaataaatagtgctGTTCCGGCGGCTCCGGCGCCAAACTGGTCGCCGCAGTTTACTTAGAGGTGTTTGACAGCCAACAGGTACCTGGTTGATTTGGTTGAAAGGTGTGTAGAAGCAGAGCCTATGTGCAGGCCTATGCAACTGACCATATTGCATAATattatacagcatactgtactcaCACTAGGTTGCCTAGTGTGAGTACGCTAGGCAAGGTGACTCTAGGTACACTAGTACACTAGGCCTAGTACTAAGTaataaagcgtttcgggcagatatatGTCGATATAGACTGAACATTACGCAGTATTTTTATATTatgaatgttttttttaataatttacaTTGTTTATAACGGTTATTAAAACAAATAAATGGGTATTTTCTACGAATTATTCGGATGTAGGATACTCTGGGAGTATCCTAATTATTGACATTTAGTAGATATTTTCAGTTTTTAGTATTATCTTTATTGGTGATTGTTGCCATTGTGGTCAATAATGACACGTTGACGCCAGCAGGATTGGCAACTGATCATTGATCAGCTGTGGGTTGCTCATCTTTTGTGATCTCACATCTAACTACAATATTTCTTCTACAGATCTGCTTTTTGAAGGAAGGAGAGTGTGGCATCTTCTCTTCACGAAGCTTAACGTTATATCAAGTCTATTACACCACTTCCATAGGAGTCCATAGATCTTGTGAAGTATTGGTGTGACCAGCTATATGACTGTTCACCAGTGACTTCAACAGTTTGTACAAACCGACACGTAAGCAATACCTGCCTCTCTGCTGCCACAACAGTCACCTTAGTCCAAGTGCTCAACAGGTCAGTAGCACCAATTGTTCTTACCTGTCAGCTGAATGGTCTCACTGTTCAATTATATTTCGAAGATTTTTGTTGGCTCCCAAGACGAACGATGACTCGGAAAAGAttcagtgtgtggtgggtggtgatggtggtggtgatagaagCCATGGGAGTATATTCCAGTGAGAACTCGCTTCCTTCTGCCTCTGTGAAGCCCACCACGACGTCTTCAGATAGATCCTCCGACATACAGAGGTTGGCTAACATGGTTATACCACGTTGTCTATCAAATAGTAGTGTAAGTGACGCCTTAGTGCCGCCCATAGTTACTTTGACTAATGACACTAACGAGGCATTCAACATTAAATTTGAAGAAGTGGATTTGAACTGTGGAATTTCGCAGAATGGGATTCGTATTGACATCAGTACTGACCCGACGGACACAACCACGGCGTTCATCAAAGTCATCAACAATACTCCAACATTGTTTAAGTTCCATGAAGATCCTTGTTTTAAACTGACGACAGATGAATTCTGTTTCTATGTAAAGCCAAATACTAACAAGAATGAGAGTGAAATCGTATACAGGTACTTTGCCTACTTTTGTCTCAATAAAAGTAGTAAAAATTATATTTGTGATCATACCACTATACGGAGGAAGTGCTGTAAGAACAAtgattttttttctttaaacggaacGTGTGAAAGTGATGAGAGGTCCTCAGAGGGACAACTGTGGCCCATATTCACCCTGAGTAACTTAAAAAATCCAGTAGTACTTACTGGGTTTCCTCCAGCCTGTGACGAACATTACTTCAATTGGGATGTAGACAATATCTCCTTTCTAGATAACAGCTCCATATACATAGAAGAACTTAATTTCATTACACGAGATTACTGTATAGCGCACAAAGAGGAAGCCAATGGGACACTGAAAGAGGCTGTTTTTGTATGTGCTAGCAGAAATGAACTGAGTAATCGTCAGTGTGCGTCAGTAACGCACCTCCGACGATACTTTACTGGGGTATCGTGTCTGTGTCTCCTAGTTACCCTCTGTCTGTACGCCTTCTATCCCCAGATCAGAAGACAGAAGCTTCATACGTGGAGCTTCATCAGTATGATCAGCGCTCAGCTCGTGGCTTTGATCGCATTTGAGGTTAACAGATCAACTTGGATCGAAAGTCCTGCCGCATGTATGATTTTaggtaagccccccccccccccgccttgtacaacccgttctcgcactttcttactgtcaatattgacttattaaataagtgtatatgtgatatactaatttattgtgaattagTTTATTAGAATAATTAGAATATAATAGAAttagaatattttagtttaccttgaaaagcttcatagaaaacaccgaccttatctaaccttcttagtatgttaagataagcatcttattgcttcgtaattacaattattacttaacctatacctataataggttaagtaataattgtaattacgaagcaataagatgcttatcttaacatactaagaaggttaggtgaggtcggtgttttctatgaagcttttcaaggtaaactaaaatattcacaataaattagtatatcacatatgcacttatttaataagtcaatattgactgtaagaaagtgcgagaacgggttggcttgtATCACTGTGTTTAGGTAAGCCTCTCTGCTTGTAACCACCGGAAGTTACAGTCGGGTTCCTTCTCGACTAACAATCAAGAATCCCGGGTTCAAAACCCGGGCGGGACTGAAATGATTgggcgttgaccagaccacacactagaaggtgaaggtccgtcctggaccattctcaagtcgacttgagaatggtccaggtcggaccgaaacgtcgtcgtcccttcaccttctagtgtgtggtctggtcaacatacttcagcctcgttattgtgactcatcgcctgcatatgggtgTCTTTCCAATCACCTAATGCTCCTgtttacctaggagtaaataggggCATTTTGTTGTGGGTTTACAGCCTTGGcgaggtcagtaattcgaccctaaTACCAAGGGGGAGCAActggatataagcctaacatgtatatcatacacacactggctacctgtccccTAACACAAATGATGAttaagggggttatcttgagatgatttcggggcttttagtgtccccgcggcccggtcctcgaccaggcctccacccccaggaagcagcccgtgacagctgactaacacccaggtacttatttactgctaggtaacagggggcattcagggtgaaagaaactttgcccatttgtttctgcctcgtgcgggaatcgaacccgcgccacagaattacgagtcctgcgcgctatccaccaggctacgaggccccccactaTAATACCCACTGGTTACTATAACTCATGTGTATCTGTGTCTCCTCTGACAGCTGAGATATGTCTGGTGAGCGTCCTCGCTATGTTCTTCTGGTATAGCGTCATTAGCTTCGACTTGGCGGTCAAGACTTGGTAAGTCCTCCTTCACGAATTACATAATTTCTAACTTATTCCGATTTGTTTTAtattataggtatatatatatatatatatatatatatatatatatatatatatatatatatatatatatatatatatatatatatgtacaagacgccttaatcatatatatatatatatatatatacataatatatatatctcaGTGATTATATTAGTTAAATTTAGACGAGTTAGCAGTGTTAAATGATTTTATATGGGTTATTTTAAATAATGTTAGTGATTttatggtggttatcttgagatgacttcggggtttagcgtccccgcggcccggtcctcgaccaggcttcctttttgttacacatccctcaggaagcagcccgtagcagctgtctaactcccaggggccagattcacgaaagcacttacgcaaacacttacgaacctgtacatcttttctcaatctttggcggctttgtttacaattattaaacagttaatgagctccgaagcaccaggaggctgtttataacaataacaacagttgattggcaagttttcatgcttgtaaactgtttaataaatgtaaccaaagccgtcaaagattgaggaaagatgtacacgttcgtaagtgcttgcgtaactgctttcgtgaatctggccccaggttcgtaagtgcttgcgtaactgctttcgtgaatctggccccaggttcgtaagtgcttgcgtaactgcttcgtgaatctggccccaggttcgtaagtgcttgcgtaactgctttcgtgaatctggcccctaggttcgtaagggcttgcgtaactgcttcgtgaatctggcccctggtacctatttaaatCCTGATGAacagtaatttgcattttgaaGCTAGGAACACTGTCTAACACATCATTTTGGAAGAGCAACTGATACATGTAGCTGACAACGTCCTGTTTGTGTTCTCAGGGATGGACCTGAGCTACGAGACAGCCGTAAGTGGTTCGTAATGTACAGCATATACGCTTGGGGGTGCCCGCTTGTGGTAGGGGCTGTCTTCTTCCTCATCAACACCCTCGAACCCGCGAATGCTATTCTTCCGGGCATCAAGGCTCCCAATTGTTGGCTCTCAAGTAAGTGTGATTCAACTTCCTGTTGTTCTAAGTGTGGTGCATCTTCCTGTTGTCTCCTGTGTAAAGGAATATTTAGAcactttgaggttaccttgaggtgcttccggggcttagcgtccccgcggcccggtcgtcgaccaggcctcctggttgctggactgatcaaccaggctgttggacgcggctgctcgcagcctgacgtatgagtcacagcctggttgatcaggtatcctttggaggtgcttatccagttctctcttgaactggATAAGATACACTGCCAAACATGAATCAACACGAATGGGTGAATTAAACTAGGGTTAAGAAACTAATTCACTTTTAAGACTCTAGTCTTATACATTGGACCGAAACagttatttacaatcaattagagtTTCAGGCATCATCCACCATGTTATAtccgtgcaacccgttctcgcactagcttatagtcaatattggcttatttaataagtgtatatgtgacatactaattgattgtgaatattttagtttaccttgaaaagcttcatagaaaacaccgaccttacctaaccttcttagtatgttaagataagcatcttattgcttcttatttacaattattacttaacttatacctataataggttaagtaataattgtaattacgaagcaataagatgcttatcttaacatactaagaaggttaggtaaggtcggtgttttctatgaagcttttcaaggtaaactaaaatatatacaatcaattagtatgtcacatatgcacttattaaataagccaatattgactatacgcaagtgcgagaacgggttgatccgTAACAgcccttgaggggggggggggctaacagGTTATCCAAGGTAGTCAATCTACGAGGTCATTACACATTTAGATTCGATGATAAAAGAATTTAATGCTGTTACAGCCCAGGCCGCGCAGTGGGCCTACATGAAGGGCTTCATTCTGGCCGTGATGTTGGTCAACCTGTCGATGTTCATCCATCTCCTGTACAGACTTGTACAGCTGAGGAGAAGCAGCATGAGAGTCAAGACCCCGTACAGCCACCTGTGTCGCAGGTcagttcaaatcaaatcaaatgtttatttaggtaaggtacatacacacaagagattttacaaagagtgatggatttatagttagggctagtacatacaatgctgttacggccctattgggtcgtaaccgggttcttctctgatgttattagagtttgggtatccggccccaagttagtagtggctttcaaggggtatgttccgtaatgcaagttaaattaaaggggaagggatacaaatgcactgctatatatatatatatatatatatatatatatatatatatatatatatatatatatatatatatatttatttctaccaccaccataaataaatatctcacagtcacacgcgggggctataactacacttatgtacaataacttgtcttcctctgaagacacaggatgctccacggtgctcacgatgagtagcttcGGTTCTCCTctttgtggcccacgatgaatccttagattctctcggcgaatctaccctggccacaggccagccaaatcactgtcccactgggtgcaccgtcgtggaggccttcaaccacaatccagcctgtagctggcaggttccaattcagctccgctgtgtaggccactccacgaccgatactagggttgcgagccctaggcaggagcctcgtgtgattccacagatcactctcctctctctgcaccacagtggctagtctcttccaccagccagccccagataagacgattcctggtactgccacgtcacaggcaggctaacacactcaacagtgttcgtccgggggtgactcacagcttctgcagcaaacacgtggggaGACTttagctgccttgggtagactgatccatcgtccaatacagcagtcccaggtcgactctgtaatcagacacgccattagtactggggacactacatggggtCACTGAGAAACATCACTTACAAGCTTAGACAAAAACGTCCACCTAtttactccatagatggcgttgctgtctaagcgccacctcaccagaggtcagcagcggctatgttatgagctgattaagacgggaatccagccccctgtggccggtatatcccgtcctcactagatggcgtcgtccatttggaggggggttcgggagctgactcacagatggcgttgtcgtcactgctccgtgctacgacgctagactcgggtccgtaacaaatgcctaaagccactattacgcaaagcgtttcgggcatgaagttAGCTTCCTGGCTCATAGTATCGTGTTATCTGCGTCGTCTTCTGATGTGGATAATTGTCATTGAACGATAGGCCATTCTACACGTAACTTAAATAAGGCATGACTGTTGTTTCACATTGTTATCCATTGGATAATTTATGTCTTGCTAtcacctacaccaccgtcactaccactatcactaccaccatcaccaccgtcactaccactatcactaccaccatcaccaccgtcactaccactatcactaccactgtCATTTCAGGTGTCGTCTACCACTGTCTCTGGGAGTCATGATCGGAGTGTGCTGGCTGGGTGAGGTAGCCTCCGACTCTAGCTGCTCCAGCACCATGTAAGTTATGATTGTCTGTTGTAGTCCCTGCTGTAG harbors:
- the LOC123772897 gene encoding probable G-protein coupled receptor Mth-like 3 isoform X6, whose translation is MTRKRFSVWWVVMVVVIEAMGVYSSENSLPSASVKPTTTSSDRSSDIQRLANMVIPRCLSNSSVSDALVPPIVTLTNDTNEAFNIKFEEVDLNCGISQNGIRIDISTDPTDTTTAFIKVINNTPTLFKFHEDPCFKLTTDEFCFYVKPNTNKNESEIVYRYFAYFCLNKSSKNYICDHTTIRRKCCKNNDFFSLNGTCESDERSSEGQLWPIFTLSNLKNPVVLTGFPPACDEHYFNWDVDNISFLDNSSIYIEELNFITRDYCIAHKEEANGTLKEAVFVCASRNELSNRQCASVTHLRRYFTGVSCLCLLVTLCLYAFYPQIRRQKLHTWSFISMISAQLVALIAFEVNRSTWIESPAACMILAEICLVSVLAMFFWYSVISFDLAVKTWDGPELRDSRKWFVMYSIYAWGCPLVVGAVFFLINTLEPANAILPGIKAPNCWLSTQAAQWAYMKGFILAVMLVNLSMFIHLLYRLVQLRRSSMRVKTPYSHLCRRCRLPLSLGVMIGVCWLGEVASDSSCSSTISWMSGPQ
- the LOC123772897 gene encoding G-protein coupled receptor Mth isoform X1 codes for the protein MTRKRFSVWWVVMVVVIEAMGVYSSENSLPSASVKPTTTSSDRSSDIQRLANMVIPRCLSNSSVSDALVPPIVTLTNDTNEAFNIKFEEVDLNCGISQNGIRIDISTDPTDTTTAFIKVINNTPTLFKFHEDPCFKLTTDEFCFYVKPNTNKNESEIVYRYFAYFCLNKSSKNYICDHTTIRRKCCKNNDFFSLNGTCESDERSSEGQLWPIFTLSNLKNPVVLTGFPPACDEHYFNWDVDNISFLDNSSIYIEELNFITRDYCIAHKEEANGTLKEAVFVCASRNELSNRQCASVTHLRRYFTGVSCLCLLVTLCLYAFYPQIRRQKLHTWSFISMISAQLVALIAFEVNRSTWIESPAACMILAEICLVSVLAMFFWYSVISFDLAVKTWDGPELRDSRKWFVMYSIYAWGCPLVVGAVFFLINTLEPANAILPGIKAPNCWLSTQAAQWAYMKGFILAVMLVNLSMFIHLLYRLVQLRRSSMRVKTPYSHLCRRCRLPLSLGVMIGVCWLGEVASDSSCSSTMAKVQTVVSGLQGVFILILVLSNTKNRQAILDERSTVRVLIRSLRRHQTRGNNANKQAGNVTNDVPQDGDQSVQVLTYTQNVTLETSADIQGSTEARDVTSESQIE